The following are from one region of the Salvelinus fontinalis isolate EN_2023a chromosome 5, ASM2944872v1, whole genome shotgun sequence genome:
- the LOC129856109 gene encoding keratin-associated protein 4-9-like has product MLLLQHYCCKTPTLLRDRCETPTLLRDRCETPTLLRDRCETPTLLRDRCETPTLLRDRCETPTLLRDRCETPTLLRDRCETPTLLRDRCETPTLLRDRCETPTLLRDRCETPTLLRDRCETPTLLRDRCETPTLLRDRCETPTLLRDSHTAARPLRDSHTAARLPHCCETAARLPHCCETTARLPHCCETTARLPHCCETAARLPHCCETTARLPHCCETAARLPHCCETIARLPHCCETPTLLRDRCETPTLLRDHCETPTLLRDSHTAARPLRDSHTAARPLRDSHTAARLPHCCETAARLPHCCETAARLPHCCETAAWTKRLDQKTGPKTYYNRWFQSM; this is encoded by the exons ATGCTGCTGCTGCAACACTACTGCTGCAAGACTCCCACACTGCTGCGAGACCGCTGCGAGACTCCCACACTGCTGCGAGACCGCTGCGAGACTCCCACACTGCTGCGAGACCGCTGCGAGACTCCCACACTGCTGCGAGACCGCTGCGAGACTCCCACACTGCTGCGAGACCGCTGCGAGACTCCCACACTGCTGCGAGACCGCTGCGAGACTCCCACACTGCTGCGAGACCGCTGCGAGACTCCCACACTGCTGCGAGACCGCTGCGAGACTCCCACACTGCTGCGAGACCGCTGCGAGACTCCCACACTGCTGCGAGACCGCTGCGAGACTCCCACACTGCTGCGAGACCGCTGCGAGACTCCCACACTGCTGCGAGACCGCTGCGAGACTCCCACACTGCTGCGAGACCGCTGCGAGACTCCCACACTGCTGCGAGACTCCCACACTGCTGCGAGACCGCTGCGAGACTCCCACACTGCTGCGAGACTCCCACACTGCTGCGAGACCGCTGCGAGACTCCCACACTGCTGCGAGACCACTGCGAGACTCCCACACTGCTGCGAGACCACTGCGAGACTCCCACACTGCTGCGAGACCGCTGCGAGACTCCCACACTGCTGCGAGACCACTGCGAGACTCCCACACTGCTGCGAGACCGCTGCGAGACTCCCACACTGCTGCGAGACCATTGCGAGACTCCCACACTGCTGCGAGACTCCCACACTGCTGCGAGACCGCTGCGAGACTCCCACACTGCTGCGAGACCACTGCGAGACTCCCACACTGCTGCGAGACTCCCACACTGCTGCGAGACCGCTGCGAGACTCCCACACTGCTGCGAGACCGCTGCGAGACTCCCACACTGCTGCGAGACTCCCACACTGCTGCGAGACCGCTGCGAGACTCCCACACTGCTGCGAGACCGCTGCGAGACTCCCACACTGCTGCGAGACCGCTGCCTGGACCAAAAGACTAGACCAAAAGACTGGACCAAAAACCTACTACAACAG ATGGTTTCAATCCATGTGA